A portion of the Calothrix sp. 336/3 genome contains these proteins:
- the menD gene encoding 2-succinyl-5-enolpyruvyl-6-hydroxy-3-cyclohexene-1-carboxylic-acid synthase, whose product MPIGFRNTNELWASVLTQTLQNLGLTTAVICPGSRSTPLAIAFALSPHIEAISILDERSAAFFALGRAKITGVPVALVCTSGTAGANFYPAVIEARESRVPLLILTADRPPELRDCSSGQTIDQVKLYGNYPNWQTELALPQAEMGMLAYLRQMVVYGWERSLFPTPGAVHFNLPFRDPLAPLPDGIDIDIDIQKFTSSSLSPFSIPPAPCLLPPEWQTERGIIIAGVAQPQEAEKYSQAIASLAHHLNFPVLAEALSPVRNYAQLNPNLVSTYDLILRNQQLVSQLTPDIIIQIGALPTSTALRNWLKANQPRTWIIDPSDRNFDPLHGNTTHLRVNITEISPPPPNFSPSPYLKSWLDIDKQVRQVINHTFSHTTNLLESKIPWILSHILPPGTPLFIANSMPVRDMEFFWQPNNLAIQTYCNRGANGIDGTLSTAIGMAHHQPSSVLLTGDLALLHDTNGFLLNQKFQGHLTIILINNNGGGIFEMLPIAQFEPPFEEFFATPQDINFAQLSATYGVSHELITSWEELQAKLNPLPTQGMRILEIPTNRKIDSQWRQKYLSNFARNLSI is encoded by the coding sequence ATGCCAATTGGTTTCCGTAATACAAATGAACTTTGGGCAAGCGTCTTAACACAGACATTGCAAAACCTGGGTTTAACCACTGCTGTCATTTGCCCCGGTTCACGTTCGACACCCCTTGCCATCGCTTTTGCCCTATCCCCCCACATCGAAGCCATATCTATCCTAGATGAGCGTTCTGCGGCTTTTTTTGCCTTGGGTAGGGCTAAAATTACAGGTGTACCAGTGGCTTTAGTTTGTACCTCTGGAACCGCAGGAGCAAATTTTTACCCCGCAGTCATTGAAGCGAGGGAAAGTCGTGTTCCCCTATTAATTTTGACAGCCGATCGCCCTCCAGAATTACGGGATTGTTCTTCAGGGCAAACCATCGATCAAGTTAAACTTTACGGTAATTATCCCAATTGGCAGACAGAATTAGCCTTACCTCAAGCAGAGATGGGAATGCTGGCATATTTGCGGCAAATGGTAGTTTATGGTTGGGAGCGATCGCTATTTCCCACTCCAGGAGCTGTTCATTTCAATCTACCTTTCCGTGACCCCCTCGCCCCTCTTCCCGATGGTATAGATATTGATATTGATATTCAAAAATTTACTTCTTCCTCCCTTTCCCCTTTCTCCATTCCCCCTGCACCCTGCCTCCTGCCCCCAGAGTGGCAAACCGAGCGCGGTATAATCATTGCCGGAGTTGCCCAACCCCAAGAAGCAGAAAAATATTCCCAGGCGATCGCCTCCCTTGCTCATCACCTCAACTTTCCTGTACTCGCAGAAGCACTTTCCCCGGTGCGAAATTATGCTCAACTTAATCCCAATCTGGTTTCTACCTACGATTTAATTCTCCGTAACCAGCAACTAGTATCCCAACTCACACCAGATATTATTATTCAAATTGGTGCATTACCCACCAGCACAGCACTTCGCAACTGGTTAAAAGCAAATCAACCCCGAACTTGGATTATAGATCCTAGCGATCGCAACTTTGACCCCCTCCACGGCAACACCACCCACCTCAGAGTCAACATCACGGAAATTTCTCCTCCACCACCAAATTTTTCCCCTTCTCCCTACCTGAAAAGTTGGTTAGATATAGATAAACAGGTGAGACAAGTAATTAACCACACCTTTAGTCACACCACAAATCTCTTAGAAAGTAAAATTCCCTGGATACTCTCCCATATCCTTCCACCTGGTACACCACTCTTCATTGCCAACAGTATGCCAGTACGGGATATGGAATTTTTCTGGCAACCCAACAATTTAGCAATTCAAACCTACTGTAATCGCGGTGCTAATGGGATTGACGGTACCCTTTCCACGGCTATTGGTATGGCACATCACCAACCTAGCAGTGTCCTACTCACAGGAGATTTAGCCCTACTTCATGATACAAACGGCTTTCTTCTCAACCAGAAATTTCAAGGTCATTTAACAATTATTCTGATTAATAATAACGGTGGTGGCATTTTTGAAATGTTGCCCATTGCCCAATTTGAACCACCCTTTGAGGAATTTTTCGCTACTCCCCAGGATATTAATTTTGCTCAGTTATCCGCAACCTACGGTGTCAGCCATGAGTTGATTACTTCCTGGGAAGAGTTACAGGCAAAGCTCAACCCCTTACCCACCCAGGGTATGCGGATTTTAGAAATTCCCACCAACCGCAAAATAGATAGCCAGTGGCGACAGAAATACCTCAGTAATTTTGCTAGGAATTTAAGTATTTAG
- a CDS encoding YtxH domain-containing protein: MSKKRSVMFIGGLVLGATVGTLTGLLMAPRTGRETRKLLKKSADALPDLAEDLSTSIQIQADRLSTNAVRNWDETLERLREAIAAGVDATQKESQALTKETSSEKSDSLS, from the coding sequence ATGTCTAAAAAGCGTTCGGTCATGTTTATTGGTGGTTTAGTACTAGGAGCTACCGTCGGCACTTTGACAGGGTTGCTTATGGCTCCACGCACAGGACGTGAAACACGCAAATTACTCAAAAAATCTGCGGATGCTTTGCCAGACTTGGCGGAGGATTTATCTACGAGTATACAAATACAAGCGGATCGGCTGTCTACAAATGCTGTGCGTAATTGGGATGAGACTTTAGAGCGTTTACGGGAGGCGATCGCTGCCGGTGTTGATGCTACTCAAAAAGAAAGCCAAGCTTTAACCAAAGAAACAAGCTCTGAAAAATCAGATTCTCTCTCCTAA
- the menB gene encoding 1,4-dihydroxy-2-naphthoyl-CoA synthase, translated as MTETISTSWQSAKTYEDILYHKADGIAKITINRPHKRNAFRPKTVFELYEAFCDAREDTSIGVVLFTGAGPHTDGKYAFCSGGDQSVRGQAGYVDDAGIPRLNVLDLQRLIRSMPKVVIALVAGYAIGGGHVLHLICDLTIAADNAIFGQTGPKVGSFDGGFGASYLARIVGQKKAREIWFLCRQYDAQQALDMGLVNTVVPVEQLEAEGIQWAREILEKSPIAIRCLKAAFNADCDGQAGLQELAGNATLLYYMTEEGAEGKQAFLEKRSPNFRQYPWLP; from the coding sequence ATGACAGAAACCATCTCAACTTCCTGGCAATCAGCCAAAACCTACGAAGATATCCTCTACCATAAAGCCGATGGCATTGCCAAAATTACCATTAATCGCCCCCATAAACGCAATGCTTTTCGCCCCAAAACCGTCTTTGAACTCTATGAAGCTTTCTGCGATGCCCGTGAAGATACAAGTATCGGCGTTGTTTTATTTACGGGAGCCGGACCCCATACTGATGGCAAATATGCTTTTTGTTCCGGTGGAGACCAAAGCGTCAGAGGACAAGCGGGTTATGTCGATGATGCAGGCATCCCTCGGCTGAATGTATTAGATTTACAGCGCCTCATCCGTTCCATGCCCAAGGTAGTTATTGCTTTGGTTGCTGGCTATGCCATTGGTGGAGGTCATGTTTTACACTTGATTTGTGACTTGACAATTGCCGCAGATAATGCAATTTTTGGACAAACTGGTCCCAAAGTCGGTAGTTTTGATGGGGGTTTTGGTGCTAGTTACCTAGCGCGGATTGTAGGACAAAAAAAAGCCCGTGAAATTTGGTTTCTTTGTCGTCAGTATGATGCCCAACAAGCTCTAGATATGGGTTTGGTGAATACTGTAGTACCAGTAGAGCAACTAGAAGCTGAAGGTATCCAATGGGCAAGGGAGATTTTAGAAAAAAGCCCGATTGCGATTCGTTGTCTGAAAGCTGCCTTTAATGCTGATTGTGACGGGCAAGCTGGGTTACAGGAACTAGCAGGAAACGCCACTCTGCTCTATTACATGACAGAAGAAGGTGCGGAGGGTAAACAGGCATTTTTAGAGAAGCGATCGCCTAATTTTCGTCAATATCCCTGGCTACCTTAA
- a CDS encoding Dps family protein, translated as MATSVKNVNIGIDDDKRAKIADGLSHLLADTYTLYLKTHNFHWNVTGPMFQTLHLMFETQYNELALAVDLIAERIRALGYPAPGTYSEYAKLSSIPETVGVPKAKEMISLLVEGQEAVVRTARSIFAVVDEVNDEPTADLLTQRMQVHEKTAWMLRSLLEE; from the coding sequence ATGGCTACCTCTGTAAAGAATGTAAATATTGGCATTGATGATGACAAAAGAGCCAAAATAGCCGACGGTTTATCCCATCTTCTCGCAGACACCTATACCCTATACCTGAAAACCCATAATTTCCACTGGAATGTTACTGGTCCGATGTTTCAAACTCTACACCTGATGTTTGAGACACAGTACAATGAATTGGCGTTAGCGGTAGACCTGATTGCTGAGAGAATTCGGGCTTTAGGTTATCCTGCACCTGGAACCTACAGTGAATATGCAAAACTGAGTTCTATTCCTGAGACTGTCGGTGTTCCGAAGGCAAAGGAAATGATTAGTTTGTTAGTAGAAGGACAAGAAGCAGTAGTTCGGACTGCGCGTTCTATTTTTGCCGTCGTTGATGAAGTGAATGATGAACCTACAGCAGATTTGTTAACTCAAAGAATGCAAGTCCATGAAAAAACAGCTTGGATGTTAAGAAGTTTATTGGAAGAATAA
- the rbsK gene encoding ribokinase has protein sequence MSIIVFGSINIDLVATAPRLPLPGETLRGRDFFKAPGGKGANQAVALAKLGVTTHIVGRVGSHGFGAELLHHLQTVGVETKNIFIDETVSSGVAIITVDDGGENEIIVIPGANGNVSQADVDRMSDLLPEATALLLQLEIPISAVLAAAKVATEAGVTVILDPAPVESNLPDELYPLVDIITPNEVEAGQLVGFPVNDVDSAIKAAQILQKRGVKTAIVKLGSQGVVCATNHETFFTPAFPVVAIDTVAAGDAFNGALATALSEGKTLQQAVIWGAAAGALTATKSGAQPSLPDRFTLNEFLMLHGQ, from the coding sequence ATGAGTATCATTGTCTTTGGCAGCATCAATATAGACTTAGTTGCCACCGCACCCCGTCTACCTCTTCCTGGAGAAACGCTGCGAGGACGAGATTTTTTTAAAGCACCCGGTGGTAAAGGTGCGAATCAAGCAGTTGCCCTAGCAAAATTAGGGGTGACAACCCACATTGTTGGGAGAGTTGGTTCCCATGGATTTGGTGCAGAGCTTTTGCATCATTTGCAAACTGTTGGGGTGGAAACAAAAAATATTTTTATCGATGAAACAGTTAGTTCCGGTGTGGCAATTATTACCGTCGATGATGGGGGAGAAAATGAAATTATCGTCATTCCTGGGGCAAATGGAAATGTTAGTCAAGCAGACGTAGACAGAATGTCCGATTTATTACCAGAAGCCACCGCCTTATTATTACAACTGGAAATTCCTATCTCTGCGGTACTCGCAGCAGCGAAAGTTGCCACAGAAGCAGGAGTCACCGTCATTCTTGACCCTGCTCCAGTCGAATCTAATTTACCAGATGAACTGTACCCCCTGGTAGATATTATTACCCCCAATGAAGTAGAAGCAGGGCAATTGGTGGGTTTTCCCGTCAATGATGTTGATTCAGCCATAAAAGCAGCCCAAATCCTGCAAAAACGAGGTGTGAAAACGGCGATCGTGAAACTTGGTTCCCAGGGTGTCGTCTGCGCCACGAATCACGAAACATTTTTTACCCCAGCTTTCCCCGTAGTTGCCATCGATACAGTTGCCGCAGGTGACGCTTTTAATGGTGCTTTAGCAACTGCCCTGTCTGAAGGTAAAACATTACAACAAGCGGTGATTTGGGGTGCCGCAGCCGGCGCATTAACAGCAACAAAATCCGGCGCTCAACCCTCCCTACCAGATAGATTTACCTTGAATGAGTTTTTAATGTTACATGGGCAATAG
- a CDS encoding calcium-binding protein encodes MASVEYDEVREKRIEEEVLVDTDNDKEERAMGWYYYLDDCLNVPFNAIWIKKSRKSPTPQEIEVEVLGMAPEDDCLRDMFVEVAYLNGKEDDVYSAKLSELKVLDADEDTQEAIADWMYWINRGYKF; translated from the coding sequence ATGGCAAGTGTAGAATATGATGAAGTCAGAGAAAAACGCATAGAGGAAGAAGTTTTAGTTGATACGGATAATGATAAAGAAGAAAGGGCAATGGGCTGGTATTATTACCTGGATGATTGTTTAAATGTCCCTTTTAATGCTATTTGGATAAAGAAGAGTCGGAAGTCTCCTACTCCTCAAGAAATAGAAGTGGAGGTGTTAGGAATGGCTCCAGAGGATGATTGTTTGCGAGATATGTTTGTGGAAGTGGCATATCTGAATGGAAAGGAAGATGATGTTTATTCTGCTAAGTTATCTGAATTAAAAGTTTTGGATGCGGATGAAGATACTCAAGAGGCGATCGCCGATTGGATGTATTGGATAAATCGCGGATATAAGTTTTAA
- a CDS encoding diguanylate cyclase domain-containing protein — protein sequence MVSPKILVVEDEKLLAVDIRNSLNRLGYTVSEITNSGEEAIKKVAEIHPNLVLIDICLSGEFNGVKVAEIIQNNFHIPVLYLTDYSEYKNLHQYYHLREPFSYVLKPFIEKDLHIAVEMALYKHHIKSTSEQEKYSLLAILNHMGSAVVVTDTYGRVQLMNSVAEIITGLRKEEVSGKYIQEVLNIVDKDSGETIANLIFQVMETGTTLPLPDKFTLITKNGGEIPIADNISPVRDEYGNITGTVLVFQDVTERRQIEAQLTRNAFYDGLTALPNRILFLDRLRQALERCKRRLNFHFAVLFLDLDGFKGINDRFGHGMGDDFLVAIARRLESCIRSGDTVARFGGDEFAILLEDIKDVSDATNVAKRIRESLSLPLQLNGYKILTTASIGIALSGNGYEEAGALLRDADSAMYRAKEIGKDGYIIFDPELMES from the coding sequence ATGGTTTCCCCAAAAATCCTAGTTGTTGAGGATGAAAAGCTCCTAGCCGTAGATATTAGGAATAGCTTAAATAGGTTAGGATATACAGTTTCCGAAATTACTAATTCCGGTGAAGAAGCTATAAAGAAAGTTGCAGAAATTCACCCCAACTTAGTATTAATAGATATCTGCCTATCAGGAGAATTCAATGGAGTAAAAGTTGCAGAGATTATTCAAAATAATTTCCATATTCCCGTTTTATATTTAACGGATTATTCGGAATATAAAAATTTACACCAGTACTACCATTTACGGGAACCTTTTAGTTACGTTCTCAAGCCTTTTATTGAAAAGGATTTACATATTGCGGTGGAAATGGCGCTCTACAAGCATCACATCAAATCCACCTCTGAGCAAGAGAAGTATAGTCTCCTAGCAATACTGAATCATATGGGTAGCGCTGTAGTAGTAACTGATACCTATGGCAGAGTTCAATTAATGAATTCCGTCGCAGAAATTATTACTGGATTACGCAAAGAAGAAGTATCTGGTAAATATATTCAAGAGGTGCTGAATATTGTGGATAAAGATAGTGGAGAGACGATTGCGAATCTAATTTTTCAAGTCATGGAAACAGGTACAACTTTACCTTTACCTGACAAATTCACACTCATCACTAAAAATGGAGGAGAAATTCCCATTGCTGATAATATTTCTCCAGTACGGGATGAGTATGGCAATATTACGGGTACTGTGTTGGTATTTCAAGATGTTACAGAACGTAGACAAATTGAAGCACAACTGACGCGGAATGCATTTTATGATGGGTTAACGGCATTGCCGAATCGGATTTTATTTTTGGATAGGTTGAGGCAAGCTTTAGAGCGTTGTAAACGGCGCTTAAATTTCCATTTTGCCGTATTATTCCTAGATTTAGATGGTTTTAAAGGAATTAACGATCGCTTTGGTCACGGAATGGGAGATGATTTTCTAGTGGCGATCGCCCGTCGTTTAGAATCCTGTATTCGTAGTGGTGATACTGTTGCTCGGTTTGGTGGGGATGAGTTTGCGATTCTCCTAGAGGATATCAAAGATGTCTCCGATGCAACCAATGTTGCCAAACGTATCCGTGAAAGTCTTTCCTTACCTCTACAACTGAATGGATACAAAATATTAACCACAGCTAGTATTGGTATTGCCTTAAGTGGTAATGGTTATGAAGAAGCTGGAGCCTTACTGCGAGACGCAGATAGTGCGATGTACCGTGCTAAGGAAATCGGTAAGGATGGTTATATTATTTTTGATCCGGAATTAATGGAGAGTTGA
- the folB gene encoding dihydroneopterin aldolase: protein MDCIHVSGIRAYGYTGYLAEEQVLGQWFEVDVKLWLDISTAGKTDAIEDTLDYRSVINLVKQMITTCKFSLIERLITAIADAILQECDRVTQVQVILSKPAAPIPDFGGRISLEVTKSRD, encoded by the coding sequence ATGGATTGCATTCATGTGAGTGGCATTCGTGCCTATGGTTACACAGGCTATTTGGCGGAAGAGCAGGTGTTAGGACAGTGGTTTGAGGTGGATGTCAAGCTGTGGCTGGATATTAGTACTGCGGGCAAAACAGATGCCATTGAAGATACCCTAGATTACCGCAGTGTCATCAATTTGGTGAAACAGATGATCACAACCTGCAAATTTTCCTTGATTGAACGTCTGATTACAGCGATCGCCGATGCCATTTTACAGGAGTGCGATCGCGTCACCCAAGTACAAGTGATTCTCAGTAAACCTGCGGCTCCTATACCTGACTTTGGTGGCAGAATTAGCCTAGAAGTGACTAAAAGTCGGGATTAA
- a CDS encoding type II toxin-antitoxin system Phd/YefM family antitoxin: METVNIHQAKTNLSRLLSRVELGEEIVISNRGIPIAKLVPFHTSSNRRASLGLDRGRFIVPNDFDAPLPEDILAAFEGDEA; the protein is encoded by the coding sequence ATGGAAACTGTAAATATCCATCAAGCCAAAACAAATCTCTCGCGCCTTTTGTCCCGTGTAGAACTTGGAGAAGAGATTGTTATTTCCAATCGAGGCATCCCAATTGCAAAGTTGGTTCCATTTCATACATCATCCAATCGACGAGCTAGTTTAGGGCTGGATCGAGGACGGTTTATTGTGCCCAATGACTTTGATGCTCCTTTACCGGAAGATATCTTGGCTGCATTTGAGGGTGATGAAGCGTGA
- a CDS encoding patatin-like phospholipase family protein has protein sequence MPLRILSLDGGGIRGLIAAKMLAVIEKQLNQPLNKYFDLIAGTSTGAILATAIATGCSSQEVIDLYRQKGKIIFPYQSRFSWKRLPLIWQYGISAPKFSEDGLIQVLQETFGTTRLFDISQPLLLVVAYDTINREPIIFKNWRKDKAYGNVPLWEVCVCSTSAPTYFPAHKLDKTVQGTVIAASQDTITLDQKATVGERVYEKLAVKIIDGAGKGQERIIRDYCGYLRQGKLNLPWDTIPNHSSTYVIKSIYSAIDGGVAANNPSSCAVAEAVKLGYPLSEISVLSLGTGDPTRVITLNQARSWGLLQWAQPLVGVVIDGTSDVNEYITQQIIGDRLLRLQFKLDRQLTGKRLSDDIDDVTPENINNLIEATEVYMNQPHIQRAVEKFFQTPQVMQTLNSPLIPDQK, from the coding sequence ATGCCTTTGCGAATTTTAAGTTTAGATGGGGGCGGTATTCGCGGTTTAATTGCAGCAAAAATGCTCGCTGTGATTGAGAAGCAACTGAATCAACCACTGAATAAATATTTTGATTTAATTGCTGGCACTTCTACTGGTGCAATTTTAGCAACGGCGATCGCCACGGGTTGTAGTAGTCAGGAAGTCATTGATTTATATAGGCAAAAAGGAAAAATTATCTTTCCCTATCAAAGCCGATTTTCTTGGAAACGTTTACCGTTAATTTGGCAGTATGGTATTTCTGCTCCCAAGTTTTCTGAGGATGGTTTAATTCAAGTTTTACAAGAAACTTTTGGTACTACGAGACTATTTGATATCTCACAACCACTGTTATTAGTTGTTGCCTATGATACGATTAATCGTGAACCAATCATCTTTAAAAATTGGCGTAAAGATAAAGCCTACGGAAATGTTCCTCTGTGGGAAGTTTGTGTTTGCTCCACATCTGCACCGACTTACTTTCCGGCACACAAATTAGATAAAACAGTTCAAGGAACAGTTATTGCTGCTAGTCAAGATACAATTACCTTAGATCAGAAAGCTACCGTTGGCGAGCGCGTCTATGAAAAGTTAGCAGTAAAAATTATTGATGGTGCTGGAAAAGGACAAGAAAGAATTATTCGTGACTACTGTGGTTATCTCCGTCAAGGCAAATTAAATCTTCCTTGGGATACTATACCAAATCATAGTTCTACCTATGTGATTAAAAGTATATACTCTGCCATTGATGGGGGGGTTGCTGCGAATAATCCTTCCAGTTGTGCAGTTGCGGAAGCAGTTAAATTGGGCTATCCTCTATCGGAAATTTCTGTCTTATCTCTGGGTACTGGTGATCCCACACGAGTTATTACCTTAAATCAGGCACGTAGCTGGGGATTGTTACAATGGGCACAACCTTTGGTGGGAGTGGTGATTGATGGTACATCCGATGTGAATGAGTATATCACCCAGCAAATTATTGGCGATCGCCTATTGCGTTTACAGTTTAAATTGGATCGACAGTTAACTGGCAAACGTTTAAGCGATGATATTGATGATGTCACCCCAGAGAATATCAATAACTTAATCGAAGCGACGGAAGTCTATATGAATCAACCCCATATTCAAAGAGCTGTAGAGAAATTTTTCCAGACACCTCAAGTCATGCAAACCCTCAACTCTCCATTAATTCCGGATCAAAAATAA
- a CDS encoding nucleoside deaminase → MDEFMQAAIDEAKQGRLEGGIPIGSVLVKDGEILGRGRNKRVQEGDPITHAEIDCLRNAGRIGTYKGTTLYSTLMPCYLCAGAVVQFGIKKVIVGESRTFPGAKDFMVSRGVEVIDLGLDECEEMMSNFIQEMPELWNEDIGK, encoded by the coding sequence ATGGATGAATTTATGCAAGCTGCCATAGACGAGGCAAAACAAGGGAGACTGGAGGGAGGTATACCCATTGGTTCCGTTCTCGTTAAGGATGGTGAAATCCTGGGTAGAGGACGTAATAAACGGGTACAGGAAGGCGATCCGATTACCCACGCGGAAATTGATTGCCTGCGTAATGCTGGCAGAATTGGCACCTATAAAGGTACAACACTTTACTCTACACTGATGCCGTGCTATCTCTGTGCAGGGGCTGTGGTACAGTTTGGGATAAAAAAGGTGATTGTGGGTGAGTCGCGAACTTTTCCCGGTGCGAAGGATTTTATGGTGTCGCGGGGTGTGGAAGTAATTGATTTGGGTTTAGATGAGTGCGAGGAAATGATGAGTAATTTTATTCAAGAGATGCCGGAATTATGGAATGAGGATATTGGGAAATAG
- a CDS encoding NUDIX hydrolase — MKKSKKWQILNSQMVINHPWCQVRQDEIELPNGKIIDDYFVYLKPEIALILPITSNQEIVFVRQYRHAVGEFFMELPAGNFNPKQETAATAAQRELLEETGYLAENLRAIATLYDKPSKDTNQIHLFLAENVVKTSQQNLDITEDIEIVLVPKNQIIQKIQQGEISVAGTVAALFLGLNLLVSGE; from the coding sequence ATGAAAAAATCAAAAAAATGGCAAATTCTCAACTCGCAAATGGTTATCAATCATCCTTGGTGTCAAGTCAGACAAGATGAAATTGAACTTCCTAATGGTAAAATAATTGATGACTACTTCGTTTATCTTAAGCCAGAAATTGCTCTCATTTTACCAATTACCAGCAATCAAGAAATTGTTTTTGTCAGACAATATCGTCACGCTGTGGGGGAGTTCTTTATGGAATTGCCTGCGGGAAATTTTAACCCGAAACAGGAAACCGCAGCCACTGCCGCGCAACGAGAATTACTTGAAGAAACTGGCTATTTAGCCGAGAATCTGCGAGCAATTGCCACCTTATATGACAAACCTAGCAAAGATACTAACCAAATACATTTATTTCTGGCTGAAAACGTCGTTAAAACTTCACAACAAAATTTAGATATCACAGAAGATATAGAAATTGTTTTAGTCCCGAAGAATCAAATTATTCAGAAAATCCAACAAGGTGAAATCTCAGTCGCAGGTACGGTAGCCGCTTTATTTTTAGGATTAAATTTACTAGTTTCGGGAGAATAG
- a CDS encoding sulfiredoxin: MKVQAIPLKEIRRPLPRTNDPSKVQALMASIQEIGQQEPIDVLEVDGQYYGFSGCHRYEACQRLGQETIIARIRKAPRSVLKMHLA, encoded by the coding sequence ATGAAAGTTCAAGCAATCCCTCTCAAGGAAATTCGCCGACCTTTACCCCGAACAAATGACCCCAGTAAAGTCCAAGCGCTAATGGCATCAATTCAAGAAATTGGGCAACAAGAACCAATAGATGTCCTAGAGGTGGATGGGCAATATTACGGATTTTCTGGGTGTCATCGTTACGAAGCTTGCCAGCGTCTGGGACAAGAAACGATTATTGCTAGAATTCGCAAAGCACCTAGAAGTGTGTTGAAAATGCATTTAGCCTAA
- a CDS encoding nucleoside hydrolase: MDHDGGVDDYLATMLLMTMEHIQLLGVVVTPADCYAQPAVSATRKILDLMGGESIPVAESTVRGINAFPYLYRRDSFVVDNLPILNQQEVIKTKLVDELGQDFLIKALQTAPEPVTIMATGPLTNIAYALDKVPEITHKIQRIIWMGGALNVPGNVEKNWEPGQDGSAEWNAYWDALAVARVWQSQIEIIMCALDITNTVPVTPKFVQKLGKQRQFPISDLAGQCYALVIPQDYYAWDVLATAYLGNPEAFTLKEWETEIITSGMSQGRTKVVPGGRKILAMDAVNKEWFYSYILQQWAR; this comes from the coding sequence ATGGATCACGACGGTGGTGTAGATGATTATCTTGCTACTATGCTACTGATGACCATGGAGCATATTCAACTACTCGGTGTCGTTGTCACCCCTGCTGATTGTTATGCCCAACCTGCGGTAAGTGCCACTCGCAAAATTTTAGACTTAATGGGGGGCGAAAGTATTCCAGTAGCAGAAAGTACGGTGCGAGGAATCAATGCTTTTCCCTATCTTTATCGTCGTGATTCCTTTGTTGTTGATAATTTACCGATTCTCAATCAACAGGAAGTTATTAAGACAAAATTAGTTGATGAATTGGGGCAAGATTTTCTGATCAAAGCTCTACAAACAGCACCAGAACCAGTTACTATCATGGCAACTGGTCCCTTAACAAATATTGCCTATGCTCTGGATAAAGTTCCAGAAATTACACATAAAATTCAACGAATTATTTGGATGGGTGGTGCATTAAATGTTCCAGGAAATGTGGAAAAAAATTGGGAACCGGGGCAAGATGGTTCTGCCGAATGGAATGCTTATTGGGATGCCCTTGCGGTAGCACGGGTATGGCAAAGTCAGATAGAAATTATTATGTGTGCTTTGGATATTACAAATACTGTACCTGTGACACCAAAATTTGTGCAGAAGTTAGGTAAACAAAGACAATTTCCCATTTCTGATTTAGCTGGGCAATGTTACGCTTTGGTAATTCCCCAGGATTATTATGCTTGGGATGTTTTAGCAACAGCATACTTGGGTAATCCTGAAGCTTTCACCTTAAAAGAATGGGAAACGGAAATTATCACTTCTGGTATGAGTCAAGGAAGAACTAAGGTAGTACCTGGAGGTAGGAAAATATTAGCAATGGATGCTGTGAATAAGGAGTGGTTTTATAGTTATATTTTACAGCAGTGGGCAAGGTAA